In Cellvibrio polysaccharolyticus, a genomic segment contains:
- the plsX gene encoding phosphate acyltransferase PlsX: MSANIRIAVDAMSGDLGPRVVISAALKVIASFERLELLLVGDSAQLEQLLSGFSAPFISRLSIHHAADVVTMNEDPLVALRHKKQSSMWLALEMVRDGKADACVSAGNTGALMAISKHLLKTFPGIERPAICKSLPVISGRTYMLDMGANLVCSAEQLAEFALMGSILARATLTVDPRVSLLNVAREEEKGTAVVRAAQHLLKEDPRINYAGFLEADQLFLGQSQVIVCDGFAGNIALKASEGASRFISKKLEQAFHAGFWRKLMAFWLRPFFYRLKEEFDPARFNGAIFLGLQKTVIKSHGGADEYAFEQALRVAIEQIDQRVAEKIGAQLAHQ, encoded by the coding sequence TTGTCTGCCAACATTCGTATAGCCGTTGATGCTATGAGCGGGGACTTAGGTCCCCGCGTTGTTATTTCGGCTGCACTGAAAGTTATTGCCTCTTTTGAGCGTCTTGAGTTGTTACTGGTTGGTGATAGTGCCCAGTTGGAACAACTTTTGAGCGGCTTTTCTGCACCTTTTATTTCCCGTCTTTCCATTCATCATGCGGCCGATGTGGTCACCATGAATGAAGATCCTCTGGTGGCATTGCGCCATAAAAAACAATCGTCCATGTGGTTGGCGCTGGAAATGGTGCGCGACGGCAAGGCTGACGCGTGTGTGAGTGCCGGTAATACGGGCGCTTTAATGGCGATAAGCAAGCATCTGTTAAAAACCTTTCCCGGTATTGAGCGGCCTGCCATTTGCAAATCCCTGCCGGTTATTTCCGGACGAACCTACATGCTGGACATGGGGGCAAATCTGGTGTGCTCGGCCGAACAGCTTGCTGAATTTGCGCTGATGGGTAGCATTCTCGCTCGCGCGACATTGACGGTTGATCCTCGTGTTTCGCTGCTGAATGTAGCGCGCGAAGAGGAAAAAGGTACCGCTGTGGTAAGGGCTGCGCAACATTTGCTCAAAGAAGATCCGCGTATCAATTACGCCGGTTTTCTGGAGGCAGACCAGTTGTTTCTCGGTCAATCCCAGGTCATTGTTTGTGATGGTTTTGCCGGCAACATTGCGCTGAAGGCCAGTGAAGGTGCTTCGCGATTTATTTCCAAAAAGCTGGAGCAGGCATTTCATGCCGGTTTCTGGCGCAAGCTGATGGCCTTTTGGTTGCGACCATTTTTCTATCGGCTGAAAGAAGAATTTGATCCTGCGCGGTTTAATGGCGCTATTTTTCTTGGCTTGCAAAAAACAGTTATAAAAAGTCATGGCGGTGCTGACGAATACGCCTTTGAGCAAGCTTTGCGAGTTGCTATTGAGC
- the rpmF gene encoding 50S ribosomal protein L32 produces the protein MAVQQNKKSRSRRDMRRSHDALTGPTLSVDATSGEKHLRHHITADGFYRGRKVIDTGSNE, from the coding sequence ATGGCTGTTCAGCAAAACAAAAAATCCCGTTCCAGACGTGACATGCGTCGCTCACACGATGCTTTGACTGGCCCAACCCTGTCAGTTGATGCAACCAGCGGCGAAAAACACTTGCGTCACCACATTACTGCAGACGGTTTCTACCGTGGCCGTAAAGTGATCGATACTGGCAGCAACGAGTAA
- a CDS encoding YceD family protein codes for MTEDRHRVVTGTAVANVSQICQRCLQPAAVPVHCDISLAIIWSEEDMEALPSHLDPWITGEGAADFYSMIEEELLLNLPAVAYHETLCIDEKLLTSGEPVVVKKAKNPFQVLEQLKSSPK; via the coding sequence GTGACTGAAGATAGACACAGAGTTGTCACCGGAACTGCAGTCGCTAACGTATCGCAGATATGTCAGCGCTGTTTGCAACCTGCGGCGGTCCCTGTGCATTGTGACATTTCACTGGCAATTATCTGGAGTGAAGAAGATATGGAGGCATTGCCTTCGCATCTTGATCCCTGGATTACCGGTGAGGGTGCAGCTGACTTCTACAGCATGATCGAAGAAGAGCTGTTATTGAATTTGCCGGCAGTGGCCTACCACGAAACACTTTGTATTGATGAGAAGTTGTTGACCAGTGGTGAGCCGGTGGTGGTAAAAAAAGCGAAAAACCCGTTTCAAGTGCTGGAGCAATTAAAGAGCTCGCCGAAATAA
- a CDS encoding Maf family protein, with translation MLPLILASSSRYRRQLLDKLQLPYIWHSPDIDETPQANESPEQLVKRLARQKALALRDHFSENLIIGSDQVATLEGRILGKPGTHQKAVQQLLLMQGKSVDFITGLALLNSKSGNLQVISDIFSVTFRQLTAAEIDNYLLREQPYDCAGSFKCEGLGIGLFSSMNGSDPNSLIGLPLIQLTNLLQQENVHLFRQAVD, from the coding sequence ATGCTTCCCCTCATTCTTGCATCGAGTTCACGGTACCGCCGGCAGTTGCTCGACAAGCTACAGCTTCCTTATATATGGCATTCACCGGATATTGATGAAACACCGCAAGCGAATGAATCGCCAGAACAACTGGTGAAGCGCCTTGCCAGGCAAAAGGCGCTCGCCCTGCGCGACCACTTTTCTGAAAACCTGATTATCGGATCAGATCAGGTGGCCACCCTGGAGGGTCGCATCCTCGGCAAACCCGGAACTCACCAGAAGGCCGTGCAGCAATTGCTACTTATGCAGGGAAAGTCCGTTGACTTCATAACCGGACTGGCGCTCCTTAATAGCAAGAGCGGCAACCTGCAAGTAATCTCGGACATTTTTAGCGTAACTTTCCGCCAGCTCACAGCCGCCGAAATTGATAATTACCTGCTGCGCGAGCAACCCTACGATTGTGCGGGCAGCTTTAAATGCGAAGGATTGGGGATTGGACTTTTTTCAAGTATGAACGGTTCTGACCCTAACAGCCTGATTGGCCTCCCGCTGATTCAGCTGACAAATCTGTTGCAGCAGGAGAATGTGCACCTGTTCCGACAGGCGGTCGATTAA
- a CDS encoding HAD-IA family hydrolase, with protein MLFIFDWDGTLSDSTARITQAMQAAARDLAVAVPAEADVHNIIGLALPVAVEVLFPALSDALRADIQLQYSSNYRLLDTRPVDLFAGVDETLAVLRQKGHQLAIATSKSRAGLDRILSAQSMAVTFDATRCADETASKPHPQMLHELLQHFSVAADQAVMVGDTTYDMEMAKVIDMPRIGVAYGAHHPDRLKVYQPEMVLDSIDQLLLWRGV; from the coding sequence TTGTTATTTATTTTTGATTGGGATGGCACCTTAAGCGATTCAACCGCGAGAATCACCCAGGCAATGCAGGCGGCGGCACGGGATCTTGCGGTGGCCGTACCGGCGGAGGCGGATGTACATAATATTATTGGCCTCGCGTTGCCGGTGGCTGTGGAGGTTTTGTTTCCGGCGCTGAGTGATGCATTGAGAGCGGATATTCAGTTGCAGTATTCCAGCAACTACCGCTTGCTCGATACCCGGCCAGTTGATTTGTTTGCAGGTGTTGATGAGACGCTTGCGGTGTTGCGTCAAAAGGGCCACCAGTTGGCGATAGCTACCAGCAAGAGCCGGGCAGGGCTGGATCGTATCCTGAGTGCGCAGTCCATGGCGGTAACCTTTGATGCTACGCGCTGTGCTGACGAGACGGCATCCAAGCCGCACCCGCAAATGCTGCATGAATTGCTGCAGCATTTTTCGGTGGCGGCTGATCAGGCGGTTATGGTGGGCGACACTACCTACGATATGGAGATGGCGAAAGTTATCGATATGCCGCGCATCGGTGTTGCTTACGGTGCGCACCATCCGGACAGGCTGAAAGTCTATCAGCCGGAGATGGTGCTGGATTCTATTGATCAGCTTTTGTTGTGGCGCGGGGTTTAA
- the rluC gene encoding 23S rRNA pseudouridine(955/2504/2580) synthase RluC: MVKTDASGGNLSVRLVAVDEDQAGQRLDNFLSPRLKGVPKSRIYNLIRKGEVRVNKGRSKPDYKLAAGDVVRIPPVRVAESAAVAVPGKSLVQHLEQAVLYEDDGLLVINKPSGLAVHGGSGVNLGLIESLRQIRPENRFLELVHRLDKDTSGCIMIAKKRSVLRHLQSALRDKTGPGVIRKVYQALVIGHWPNSCLRVDAPLLKREVAGGERIVRVSTDGKPSLTEFAVLKRFQDFTLIEARPITGRTHQIRVHAKYAGHSLLGDEKYGNDGINEAMRSHGFRRLFLHAAALEFDLPGVPQRIRVDAALPDDLAQALTGLQ, translated from the coding sequence GTGGTTAAAACCGATGCGTCTGGCGGAAATCTCTCCGTACGTTTGGTAGCAGTGGACGAAGATCAGGCCGGTCAGCGGCTTGATAATTTTTTATCGCCACGCTTGAAAGGCGTGCCCAAGTCCAGAATTTACAACCTCATTCGTAAAGGTGAGGTGCGTGTTAATAAAGGAAGGAGCAAGCCCGACTACAAGCTGGCAGCTGGTGATGTGGTGCGTATACCTCCGGTACGTGTTGCTGAAAGTGCCGCTGTGGCGGTGCCCGGAAAGTCGCTGGTTCAGCATCTGGAGCAGGCGGTGCTTTATGAAGATGACGGTTTGCTGGTAATTAACAAGCCTTCCGGGCTTGCGGTGCATGGCGGCAGCGGCGTTAATCTTGGTTTGATTGAGTCTCTGCGTCAGATCCGGCCGGAGAATCGCTTTCTGGAGTTGGTGCATCGCCTTGATAAAGATACCTCCGGCTGCATCATGATTGCCAAAAAGCGCAGTGTCTTACGTCACTTGCAGTCCGCATTGCGGGACAAAACCGGCCCCGGCGTTATTCGCAAGGTGTATCAGGCGTTGGTGATTGGCCATTGGCCGAATAGCTGTTTGCGTGTTGATGCGCCTTTGCTCAAGCGCGAGGTCGCTGGTGGTGAGCGCATTGTGCGGGTGAGCACCGATGGCAAGCCGAGCCTTACCGAGTTTGCGGTGCTGAAGCGCTTTCAGGATTTTACCTTGATAGAGGCGCGTCCCATTACCGGAAGAACCCATCAAATTCGCGTGCATGCCAAATATGCAGGGCATAGTTTGCTGGGCGATGAAAAATACGGTAATGACGGTATTAATGAGGCGATGAGAAGTCATGGTTTTCGTCGTTTATTTTTGCATGCGGCGGCGCTTGAGTTTGACTTGCCGGGTGTGCCGCAGCGCATTCGTGTGGATGCAGCACTGCCGGATGATTTGGCGCAGGCGCTGACCGGGTTGCAATAG
- the rne gene encoding ribonuclease E, producing MKRMLINATQPEELRVALVDGQWLYDLDIENRNREQKKSNIYKGRITRVEPSLEAAFVDYGAERHGFLPLKEIGREYFSKQSGDSEGRIKIREVLKEGTEVIVQIDKEERGNKGAALTTFISLPGRYLVLMPNNPRAGGISRRIEGEDRAELKDALSAIEIPSGMGVIIRTAGVGRSPEELQWDLDYLLKLWASIDSAAKVNPAPSFLFQESNVIIRAIRDYLRQDVGEVIVDNKEAYDLVSGFIQQVMPNYRSKVKLYQDDIPLFNRYQIESQIETAFEREVKLPSGGSIVIDVTEALVSIDINSSRATKGGDIEETALQTNLEAADEIARQLRLRDMGGLVVIDFIDMQPVRNQREVENRVREALEMDRARVQIGRISRFGLLEMSRQRLRPSLGETHSKVCPRCSGQGTIRGTRSLALSILRLVEDEAQKERSAEIRAIAPVPVATYLLNEKRKTISSIEARNNTRVVIVPDAEMMTPHFEVQRLRDDDEGTLETSYKIVANTEEHHHEEEEETNVKAPPLPKPLVQHSAPSQPAPAPVVRKPEGLIARFIALLAGLFGGKAETEERKKQNRREQGRNGRNRQQTQGRNRRDSRNRRDRKDDRDSQEITTNRDNYEKREAPEKRDSRQNTKDANDTNARDDQPRQNGRQPRNNDRNDRNAERNNGNERNGNERNSNDGEVREPRQQRQPRNAQRENPDARRQAPAQEAAVENKPLVVDERTENSEQDDQRPGKRPAGRRTRSQQRRRGRRDESGAEVQTSESGDNEATENTSTRPEVASAVAAEVVAEQVQQPVRARPQPAREEAPAFAAEKSSFEAPAAEVVATPEPVTAEPAAREPRPVERVEAAPVVEAVRESKPVAVEAPVTLKAPEADAVAAPVERTIAEAIETPAPAAEPAPVAVASITEEAPVDADSSAPAKRASNDPRTRSRVVTASIITETIERPVADALNTAEPAVIEHNPRPLRRPTNDPRRSRSESESSEQES from the coding sequence ATGAAAAGAATGTTAATCAATGCAACCCAGCCGGAAGAGCTGCGCGTTGCGCTTGTAGACGGCCAATGGCTGTATGATCTGGATATTGAAAATCGCAACCGCGAACAGAAAAAATCCAACATCTATAAAGGCCGCATTACCCGTGTAGAACCCAGCCTCGAAGCTGCTTTTGTTGACTATGGTGCCGAGCGCCATGGTTTCCTCCCCCTGAAAGAAATCGGTCGCGAATATTTCAGCAAGCAATCCGGCGACTCCGAAGGCCGCATCAAGATTCGCGAAGTGCTGAAAGAAGGCACCGAAGTTATCGTTCAAATCGATAAAGAAGAGCGGGGCAACAAAGGTGCCGCACTGACTACTTTTATCAGCTTGCCCGGCCGCTATCTGGTTCTGATGCCCAACAACCCTCGCGCTGGCGGCATTTCCCGTCGCATCGAAGGTGAAGATCGCGCCGAACTGAAAGACGCCTTGAGCGCCATCGAAATTCCATCCGGCATGGGCGTTATTATCCGCACCGCTGGCGTTGGCCGCAGCCCCGAAGAACTGCAATGGGACCTGGATTACCTGCTGAAACTCTGGGCATCCATTGATTCTGCCGCCAAAGTTAACCCGGCCCCCTCCTTCCTGTTCCAGGAAAGCAACGTAATCATTCGCGCTATCCGCGATTACCTGCGTCAGGACGTAGGTGAAGTTATCGTGGATAACAAGGAAGCCTATGATCTGGTTTCCGGCTTTATTCAGCAAGTAATGCCCAACTACCGCAGCAAAGTAAAGCTGTATCAGGACGATATTCCGCTGTTCAATCGTTACCAGATTGAAAGCCAGATCGAAACCGCTTTTGAGCGCGAAGTAAAGTTGCCTTCCGGCGGCTCTATTGTTATTGACGTGACCGAAGCGCTGGTTTCCATCGACATCAACTCTTCTCGTGCCACCAAAGGCGGCGATATTGAAGAAACCGCCCTGCAAACCAACCTGGAAGCTGCTGACGAAATCGCCCGCCAATTGCGCCTGCGCGATATGGGCGGCCTGGTGGTTATCGACTTCATTGACATGCAGCCGGTTCGCAACCAGCGCGAAGTAGAAAACCGCGTGCGCGAAGCCTTGGAAATGGACCGTGCCCGTGTACAAATCGGCCGCATCTCCCGCTTCGGTCTGCTGGAAATGTCTCGCCAGCGCCTGCGCCCATCATTGGGCGAAACCCATTCCAAAGTGTGTCCACGCTGTAGCGGCCAAGGCACCATTCGCGGCACCCGCTCACTGGCACTCTCCATTCTCCGCCTGGTAGAAGACGAAGCACAGAAAGAGCGCAGCGCCGAAATTCGCGCGATTGCACCGGTACCGGTGGCCACTTATCTGCTGAATGAAAAGCGTAAAACCATTTCCAGCATCGAAGCACGCAACAACACCCGCGTGGTCATTGTTCCCGATGCAGAGATGATGACCCCGCATTTCGAAGTACAGCGCTTGCGCGACGACGACGAAGGCACTCTGGAAACCAGCTACAAAATTGTTGCCAATACCGAAGAGCATCATCACGAAGAGGAAGAGGAAACCAACGTCAAGGCGCCACCACTGCCAAAACCGCTGGTACAACACTCCGCCCCCAGCCAGCCAGCTCCTGCGCCGGTTGTACGCAAGCCGGAAGGTTTGATTGCCCGCTTTATCGCGCTCCTGGCCGGTCTTTTTGGCGGCAAAGCAGAGACTGAAGAACGCAAAAAGCAAAATCGACGCGAGCAGGGTCGTAATGGCCGCAATCGCCAGCAGACACAAGGCCGCAATCGTCGCGACAGCCGCAATCGCCGTGATCGCAAGGATGATCGCGACTCCCAGGAAATCACCACCAATCGTGACAACTACGAGAAGCGTGAAGCCCCGGAGAAACGTGACTCCCGCCAGAACACAAAAGATGCAAACGATACCAATGCGCGTGACGACCAGCCTCGCCAGAATGGCCGCCAGCCTCGCAACAATGATCGCAACGACCGCAATGCCGAGCGCAACAACGGTAACGAGCGCAATGGCAATGAGCGTAACAGCAACGATGGCGAAGTTCGCGAGCCGCGCCAGCAACGCCAGCCGCGCAACGCCCAGCGTGAAAACCCGGACGCTCGTCGTCAGGCGCCTGCTCAGGAAGCTGCGGTAGAGAACAAACCGCTGGTAGTTGATGAGCGCACCGAAAACAGTGAGCAGGACGATCAGCGCCCGGGCAAACGCCCAGCTGGCAGAAGAACCCGCTCACAGCAACGTCGTCGTGGCCGTCGTGATGAATCCGGAGCAGAAGTACAAACTTCAGAATCCGGCGATAACGAAGCTACCGAAAACACCAGCACTCGCCCGGAAGTTGCAAGCGCAGTAGCTGCCGAGGTGGTTGCAGAACAGGTACAACAACCGGTTCGAGCCAGACCGCAGCCAGCAAGAGAAGAAGCACCGGCATTTGCTGCTGAGAAATCTTCTTTTGAAGCCCCTGCCGCTGAAGTGGTTGCCACACCGGAGCCCGTCACCGCAGAACCGGCCGCACGTGAACCACGCCCGGTAGAGCGAGTTGAAGCTGCACCTGTGGTAGAAGCTGTTCGTGAAAGCAAGCCGGTAGCTGTCGAAGCGCCAGTCACACTTAAAGCGCCCGAAGCAGACGCTGTAGCCGCTCCGGTAGAACGCACGATTGCAGAAGCTATCGAAACACCTGCTCCGGCAGCCGAACCAGCACCTGTCGCAGTTGCAAGCATCACCGAAGAAGCACCCGTAGATGCAGACAGTAGCGCACCGGCAAAAAGAGCCAGTAACGATCCGCGTACCCGCTCTCGCGTAGTGACTGCATCCATCATTACCGAAACCATTGAGCGCCCGGTTGCAGACGCATTGAACACCGCAGAGCCGGCGGTAATCGAGCACAACCCACGCCCACTGCGCCGACCTACCAATGATCCGCGCAGATCACGCAGTGAGTCAGAAAGCAGCGAACAGGAATCCTGA
- a CDS encoding Bax inhibitor-1/YccA family protein has translation MQEVYTQSAASSSVEVNKVLRNTYMLLALTLLFSAVTAGISMAIGMGRGTGLVMSLAAMALIWFVLPRTANSSSGLLVVFAFTGLIGAGIGPLLSHYLSFANGPSIVMQALGGTAITFLGLSAYTLISRKNFNFLQGFVTIGIIVMLVAMLVLIGASLFGFNVSGLSLAFSAGVILLMSALILYQTSEIIHGGETNYLLATTSLYLSIVNIFTSLLHLLGMSDD, from the coding sequence ATGCAAGAAGTCTATACACAGTCTGCTGCCAGTAGCAGTGTTGAAGTCAACAAAGTGTTGCGCAACACCTACATGCTGCTCGCTTTGACCCTGTTATTCAGTGCGGTAACCGCCGGAATATCCATGGCAATTGGCATGGGGCGCGGCACCGGTCTGGTAATGAGCCTTGCAGCCATGGCGCTGATCTGGTTTGTACTGCCAAGAACGGCCAACTCGTCCAGCGGTCTGCTGGTGGTGTTCGCATTTACCGGTTTGATTGGCGCAGGCATTGGCCCATTGCTTTCACACTACCTGTCATTCGCTAACGGCCCATCCATTGTGATGCAAGCACTGGGCGGCACCGCGATTACCTTTTTGGGCCTGTCAGCCTACACGCTGATTTCCCGTAAAAACTTCAACTTCCTGCAGGGCTTTGTCACCATCGGTATTATCGTGATGCTGGTTGCCATGCTGGTTCTGATCGGTGCTTCACTGTTCGGCTTTAATGTTTCCGGCTTGAGCCTGGCATTCTCTGCCGGTGTAATTCTGCTGATGTCTGCGCTGATTCTTTATCAGACCAGCGAAATTATTCATGGCGGTGAAACCAATTATTTGTTGGCGACCACTTCGCTGTATCTGTCTATCGTCAATATCTTTACCAGCCTGCTGCACCTGCTGGGCATGTCAGACGATTAA